The DNA region agtgacattaagtacattcacaatgttgtcaAACACTATACATTTCCACAACGTTTTCATCATTCCAAACAGAAACTGtatccattaaaaaataactcaCCATTCTGCCCTTCCCGTTCCCAGTCTCTCataacctctattctactttctgtattTATGCAGTTGCCTTTTCTAGGTActtcataaaagtgaaatcatacaatattggaccttttgtgactgacttgtttcatttaacataatgttttcacagttcatccatgttataacaTGTATCAGAATTCACTCCTTTttaagtctgaataatattccactgtatgtcgATACCACATTGTGCTAATCCAGTCACATGTTAATAAtcacttgggttgtttctaccttttgattATTGTGAATAAGGCTTCTATGGTAGTGATCAAAAATagctgtttgagtccctgctttcacttccttcaggtttatacctaggagtggggttggtgggttatatggtaactctatgttttattttctgaggAGTTGCTGAACTGTTTTCACAGTAGCTAAGACAATTTACATTCCAGCAATGGACAAGGGTTCCAGTtcttccatatccttgccaacactattattttcttttttaatatatataatatctacCCTAATGGGAGTGAAGTAGTAtctcgtggttttgatttgcagttccctcATGATTAGCGATGTTAGGCgtctttccatgtgcttattggtcGGTTGTCTCTCTTCttgggaaaaatgtctgttcaattcCATTGCcccttttaaaaatgttgttaCTGAGTTGTAGGAGTTTTTTTAATAGATTCTAAATATTAATCCTCTACCACACATGACTTGACAATATTTTCTGCTGtcctgtaggttgtcttttcaccttCTGGAGCATGTTCTTTGATgcacaaattattttaattttggtgaaacccaagttattttttctattgctttctgTGCTTTTTGGTGTCATATATAATAAAAAACCATAGCCAATCCAATTTCATAAAGACTTTCCTTATACTTTCTTCTAAtgttttagttcttacatttaggtttgatccattctgagttaacttttgtatgtGGCACAAGGTAAGGACCCAGCATCATACTTTTGGATGTGGATATACAATTTTCCCAATATCATTTGCTGAAAAGATGGTCCTCTCTCCATTGAAAGGTTTTGGAACCCTTGCCAAAGGGTGCCAAGGATGTGAGCGTTTACTTCTGAGCTCTCTGTTCTAATCCCATTGGTCTATCTGTCTGCCCTTATGCCATTAGCAccctattttaattactatagctttgtagtatgttTTCATCAGAAAGTGTGAGTTctccaattttgttatttttcaatgttttggCTACTCTGGGTctcttgagattccatatgaatttcaggatgGGTTTTTTATTTCTACAACAAGAAAAAGGCTATTGTGATTTTCATCAGGATCACACTGAATCTGAAGATTGTTTGGGGTAGTATTGCCATGTTAGcaatgttaaagtctcccaatcCATAAATACGAGATGTCTTTCtacttatttgtctttttaaattcctttcagcaatgttttgcaatTTTCAGTGTGCAATTTTTTTGCCTCCTtggtaaatttattcctaagtatttttgtttatgttactgtaaatggaattgttttattgATTTCCTTATTgaattgttcattgttagtgtatagaaatgcaatttatattcatgtgttgattttgtatcctgcaactttgctgaattaatttATTAGCTCTGTTTTCTTATGTGTCTGTAAAATTTCCTACATATAAAATCACGTCATCTGTCaacagaaataattttacttcttttctaattTGAATGTACTTTATATCTTTTTTCTTGCCTAGTTGTTCTGGCTAAAATTTCCAATACTGTGTTGAACCAAAGGGGTGAAAATGGTCATCCtcgtctttttcctgatcttagggaaaaagctttcagtgatgttagctgtgagtttttaataaaaacttcctttatcatgttgaggaagtCTCCTTGTATTCCTAGTTTTTTATCataaaagggattttttttaattttaataaggactttgttaaatgctttttctgcatcagttgaaatgatcatgtgctttttcccTTCATCTTATTAATGTGATATATTAACACTGGTTTTGTACGTTGAATCATCCTTGCACTTCAAGAACAAAACTCGCTTGGTCTTGGTGTAGAATCCTTTTACTCTTCTGCTGAGTtgagtttgctagtattttgttggggATGTTTGCATCTACATATTCATAAGGAATGTTGGTATGTGGTGTTATGGTCTCTTTGTCTGGCTTGGGTATCAGGGCAgggctggcctcatggaatgactTAGAAGTGTCCTCCTGGGTCTTCAACTTTTTGGAACGTTTGAGAAGGGCTGCTGCTGAATCCTCTtaaaatgtttggtggaattcaccagtgaagtcatcttttttggaaaaaatttgATTACTGACTGAGTTTCTTTACTAGTTATTGTTctatttcagattttctatttttttttatgactCAGTTTTGTAGATGTATGTATCTAGGCATTTGTCCACTTCATTTAAGGTATTCAATCTGTTGACATATAAATGCTCATAACCTTCTCTTACAAtccttatttttgtaaaatttataGTAATAGCCCCACTTTCACTTCCTTTTAGTACTTGGAGTCTTTGCCCTTTTCTTCTCAATCTAGCTAAAGATTTATCAATTTCGttgttcttttcaaagaaccaacttttgggtttattgacttttttctttcGTTTTTCCTTCTCTATTTGATTTATTTCCATTCTAAGCTTTATGATTTCCTTACTTCTGCTGGCTTTatggttttctcttcttttttctagttccttaagctATAACATTAGGTTGCTGATTTGAGGTCCTTCGTCTACTTTAAGGTATGCATCACAGATGTAAATTTCCCTCTTACACTCGTCTGCATCCTGGAAGGTTTGCTATGTTGCCTCATTCCATTTGTTTCAAGGTTTTTTCTTTACTAAACCTCCCTGATTATTTATTCAGCCATGTGGAGTCTTCTGATGAGCCAATCAGTggaattcttcatttctgttggtGTTTTTTATCTCATGTTGTGTACTTTCTTTTATTAGCGCTCTTAACATACTAATCATACTCATTTTATAATCTttatctgataattccaacatctgtgaATCTAGTTGTGATGACAACTTGTCCTTCAGACTTTGTTTCTTCTTGACTTTGGCAGgctttataattttttgttgaaaaccaTACATGTTGTATAGGGTAATATGTGCTGAGGTAAACAGGCCTTGTAGTGTAAGCATTCATGTTCATCTGGCTAAGGACTGGgctgttttaatgttttaatatctGTCTCACCCACAGCCCCAAAGGCCTCTTACCTTccactcccttctttccttcacaGCTTCCCTGCATTCTGGCCCTTCAAATGTTTGTCTTACAGCTCTTTTCGTTGGGATATACTGTTATGACTGGAGGCTTATTAGTGTGATGgcgtgtgggtgggtgggtggggttcCCGGTGGGTGGGGTTCCCTTACCCTCTGAGCTTCTAATGACCTCTCAGTCTTGTGGGCCCGTGCCTCAGGGTGGGGTTAAACCTTTAGGAACCCTAGGCGCTTCTGGAGAATTCCCAGTCTGCTTTCTTGAAGTCTTCTCCCGCCTGTCACTCACTCACTTGACTGACTGACTAGTTATGTTCCTCGCGTGGGTCAGGAGGGCTGGAGTGGACGGCAGAGGGCCGGAGTTCCCTTCCTTCGGCTTGGAAAAGGTCCCATAACAGCCCTTGACGTCCCGCCACTGGGGTCGGTCTGTTAGGGGAAAGGGTCTGACGGGTTTCACaaggcctctctctctctctctgccaggcCCGTGAGGGGATCCTCTTCTGTCATTACACTGGCAACATAGTGTGGTTCCTGGAGGACAGGCCTGTAAAAGTGACCACCTCCTTTTTGTCCAGCCTCCCAACTTCTCACATGACCTAAAATCACTCTTTGACTGTTCCTACCAATTTTGGGGATCTTGCAGCTTCCGCTCTATGTCTTGTTTGCTGTATTTCCCTGGATACATCTGTTTTTTCAGGGTTCAGGGAAGTTGTCTGCTCTGGACCTCAGTTCTCTGATGGGTCATGAAAATCACTGATTTTCAGTTTGTCCACCTTATTCTTGTAGGGATGGAATTTTAGCAATAACTAAAATCACTTTTCTATGGGTGTGTGTGGCATGTTTCCATCAGCATGGAGCCCAGAGCCTCGTCACAGCAGGGCTGTGAGATGTGGACATGGAAGCAGGCTGTGTTGTTCATGTAAAAAGTGCTTCCTTTCATTGTTGAGGcatgtttcatttttatagtttGAAGAGGACTTCAATAGGAGAATAAAGGAGTGAGTGCATCATTGTTTCTAACAGCAAAAATGGGCAATAACTTGAATATCCACCCACAGGAGCGTGTGTGAATTAACCGTGACCTGTGGGAGGCTGTGCCGCCGCTCCAGCAGTGGGGAGACCACCCCCAGCAGCTGTCTGTCATTCACTGGGTGGTAAAAACAGACTGACATTAATGTGTGCATTTTCAAAGGGGTGGAAGGGGTCTGAGCACACACCCCAAGCTCCCGAAAAACAGGAGAGGGGAGCTGCTCAGCATTTCCTGGTGTTTGCATGGTTGCAGTAAGTGCAGTATTTTCCTAATTGAAACTAATTTCTTAAGTGAACTAATTTCTTAATTGAAACAAGAGGGGCAAAGGAAGAAGCTCCCTGTCCATTGTTTCCCTTCTGTATCTTTGAGTTTTGTATCCTATGTATTTATCCCCATTccatagaaagaaaataaacaactaggAAAGGTAAGAAACACCCGCAGGGTAGTTCACAGCCTGCGCCTGCCTGCCTTCAGCCTCACTCAGTGCCTCCCCTCTGCTCTTCCCCTGCCCCCTGGTCTGCCTGGCCCCCTGCTGCAAAGTCAGGCCCTCCGCCCTGTTGGGGAGATGGGGACGCTGCCTGCTCGCCCACCCTTCACCCCCACAACCTCGGAACAGTGGAAGGTTGGAGGCACAGGGCACAGGCCCCAGGCCCTACTTACCACTGTGTGACCTGAGTGAGGCACCCAGGATCTGTGGGGCAGCTACATGCTGCGGACAACCGGACCTGCTTCTTGGGATTTCACTTTATATAGGAAAACCTCCCATAACCTCTAAGCTATGTGTGAGCATGACGGTTAGAAAGGACCTGAGTCCTGCAAGTGCCCAAGTCAGGCCCTAGGCGAGATGCCTGTCCCAGGGGCTGGCCCGCTTCCTTCTGGCGGCTCACCCTGAGGATGTCCTGGAGGCCTGCAAAGCCCCATCAGGCTGGCACTTCTCGGGCCCTCGTGCAGGGCAGCCAGTCTTGGGGTGGGGTGTGTAGAGACAGGGCGAGGGAGCCTCTGACCCACCACTCAAAGGTCGCCCTGCGCTCCTCCACTCTCACAGAAAGAAGCCTGGCAGGTCAGCCTGGGGCCGCCCCCCAGGGTGCTGGGATGAGAATCTCTGGGGTGCCAGCATTGCTCAACATGCTCCCAGGATCGGGAGCCCTGGGGCCGGCAGGTCCTCCCAGGCAGGCCTGGCCCCCCTCCTTGTTTCTGTTGCCCTGCTGCTGGGTCCCCACAGACTGTGGCTTGCCATGGCCTCCGGGTCCTGCCCTCCTGACCCCAGGTCCCTGCTGCCCATGCCTGGGCCTCCTTGGCTCCTGCCCTTCCCAGGgctacccccccaccccccatcaccCTCAGCCGCCGTGTCCCTCCCAGCAAGGAGACAGACGCTCCATCGGAGTACTTCCGCCGAGGTCAAACCCTGCCTCCTACTATGCTCCAGACGCAAGGCCCAGTCAGTGAGAAATCAGAAGGCAATGCGCAACCTTTTGatatttcattctttcaacaagtatttacggAGCACATGCCCTGCTCAGGTGAAGTACAGAGTGACGGGGCCATGGCTGAGCCGGGGGTGCCCCTGCCAGGGCCCTCAGCCTCCTTCCAGGGGCACGTGCTGCTGCCCAGGCGGTGCTCAGATGCCCgtgccccaaaaggagggaaGAACGGAGGCTTTGAGAGAGGCACTCGGCGCAGGGGCTCCGAGGGAGAAGAGCTGGGGCTGCTGAAGAGCTGGGCCTTGGAGTTGCCGTGGGACTCAAACTCTGTAAAGCCCACCAACTAGCTGTGTCCATGGACAAGTCACATCGGCCTTCTGCGTCCCAGCCTCCACGTCTGCACTCAGGCAGATGCAGGGGCGCGCTGGACTATTCTGTGTCCTCTGCTCAAAGCAAGGCTCGGTAAATGGCCATCTGTGGGGGTCTGGGAGGAGGGGTCAGGCGTGGCTTCCCAGGAAGGCTGCCCTGACCTGCCTCAGCGTCCCAGGGCTACACAGGCCAGGGCAGGAGTCTCACCATGAACTTCTGAGCCCACGGTGTGCCCGCACCCCGCACTCTGTAGGCCCCAGCGAGCAGTCGCTAACGAAGCCTCAGACATCAGGGGAGACACCAGGCTGCACTCAGCAGTCAGGCTGCATCCCCCCATCTGGAAATCCTtcgccccccacccacccataaTCCCCAGACCTGCCCCTTCTATGCCACTGCCCATCCCACCCTTCACATCTCCCTGCAGTGTGTGGCTGATGTAGGATCTAGTCACAGAGACCTTGCAGGGCACCTGATGTGCTGACACTGGCCAGGGTGGACACATGTCCTGCCTGCAGAGGCAGCCACCCTTCCCCTCCACAACCTTGAATGTTCGGTCCTTGCATCTGCTGCGCTTTCGGAGGGATGCGATGAAAGGCGAGTTTTCCtgcagggttgggggtggggagggggcgctGACAGCGTGGATGGAGAACGGCAGAGCTGTGGAGCACCCAGCAGTGTTTTCCCAAAGAACATTCTGCCATCCATGGTTGGAGAAATTATTGTTTGGGGAGACTTGTGACAGACAATTCGCCACCTGTCCACAGGGTCCGGCCAGCCCTGGCAGGGATGCACATGGCGTCTGCTGGCTCAAGGCTCTTGCTGAGATGGCGCTGGTCCTGCTTCTTTTCCCAGGGAGAAGCCTCGGGGCCCCAGGACATTGTGGCTGCTTGTCCTGTGGTGCAGAGCAGGCTGGGTAGGGCTGGCGGCACTCCTGAGCTCAGCGGCAGCTGCCCAGCCTGCCTGTCTCCCACTCTGTGTCCCACCCCTGAGCCCACACATTTATTCTTCTCGACTCCTGGGCAGATACCGGCTACTTCCCATTTACCACAGGCCGTTTCCTCCCAGCATCTCCAAGCCCGGGCTCGTCTTCCTGATGCGCTGAGGAGGAGCAGCCAggcccccgcccgccccgcatTCGCTCTTCGTTCCCCGTGGGCGCCAGCGAGGCAGGGCACTGGGAGCAccggcagccctgcagccctcctGGGCGGCCCCAGCTGCGAGGTTCAAGCCTGGATGCTGCCACATTGAAATGCCCTGCCCGGCTGGCCTGACGCCTGCCGTGCCCTCCCCACGACAGTCCTCACATCAGGAACAAAGGAAGGAGATTCGGGACTTAGGTTCTCCTGATCGACCACAGAGACGCAGCTCCTGGTGAGTGGGAGCCCGTCATATGGGAGGGGCTTGGCCACGGCTGGCCTGAGGGCCCCCACTTCGGGCTGGTTTCAGAGGGGGCCCTCATAGTCCGGGAAGCTGCAGTGCCTTTCTGGGACACTTGCAGATGGGGCCCCCTTGTGCTGGCCAGGAGTGAGGCCCAAGAGTCCTGGCAGGTGGCCCAGGGGCTCAGCAGGGCAGCAGTCCGGGGGGACTATGAGTCCAGCGGGCCCCTGTGTGCCCTTGAGCTGAGCTGCAGGGGCTGGCCATCCACAGAGACCTGGGCCTGGGCATCCAGCCTGGTGGGCTCCACCCTGAGTCGGCTCAGGTCCAGGTCCTGGGCTGGGCACCTCTGGTCCTGCGGGCTGGCCAGAGAGGGTAGGCCGCAGGCAGCGGCCACACTAGGAAAGCCAATAGGCTGTTTCCACTGCAGATTGTCAGGGCCCCTGGCGTGAGGCTGCCCACAGGCCCCATGGCCCGCATCCTGCCTTGGGGGCTGCACAGTGGGGAGCCAGTGGTCTGGGTGGATCTGCAGGGCTGCTATTTGGGCCACACAGCCTGTCAGGGCAGGTTCTGCCTCCAGAGAGCTGCCCTCAAGACCTGGCCTCCAGGGACCTCGGAAACACCCCAGGCTCCCAGGTGGCCTGGGCTCCCGGGAGCTGGGCCAGGCAGAGGGGTCTGGGACCTTGTCTTCCCGGGACGGGTCTGTTGTCACAGAGGCTGAAGACTCCATGGAGGAGAATGAGCCTTCATGGCAGCTCCgggccccctcctccccagagaCCTGCACGCACTCCAGAGACGGGTCTGTGCACAGAGAGCTGGTCCCCTGGTCGGCCCCTGCCAGGACCTCACTGTCTCCAGCAAACAGGCCCTTGCTCCCCACATGTGCCCACGGCTCCTGCCTGCTGGGAGCTGAGCCCATCGGGGTCCTACCTGTACCTGAGGCCTGGGCCTTCCTGCCCTCCAGTCTCTCTGGGCCTGGGCCCCTGTTCTCAGAGCCCACTGCCTGCTTCTCCACTGGTCCCCTGGACTGGGTGGAGGGCTccccaggggctgaggcaggccGGGCGCGAAGCTCAGGGCCCCGGCGCAGCCAGTTGATAATGCCCATGGTGATGGCAAGCTCCGTGTCACAGAGCTTCAGCAGGCACTCCTTGCCCTTCCAGGAGCTCTGCAGGAAGCCCTGGCTGAGCAGGTCTGGGCCGGGTGCTGGGGCCAGGTTCTCCTCCGCCCCGACGCGGAAGCTGCACATGGACAGTGGCGTTCCGAGGGCCGGTCCCGACAGGCTCTCCGACACGCACAGGTCATCGTCCAGGCTTGGCCGGACAGGCCCCTCGCTGGGGTCGTAGAAGAGCTCGTAGAGGGCGTCTCCGCTGTAGCTGTCCCGAGGCAAGGCAGCCGCACGCGTGCCTGGGCTCAGGGCCTCCCTCTTGTCCTCCTCAAGGCCGGGTGAGAAGGAGTCGTAGTAGCCCTCGTCGCTCGTGGACACAGACTCCGGCTGCTCGCTCTTGGGGGTGCCTGTGTCTACGGAGCTGGCTTTGGAGCCACTGTGGGGGTCCCTGCAGGGGCCCAGGGGCAGCTCGGCGAGCTCCGCTGCATCCAGCCTGGGCGGCTCTGTGTCTGTCCCCTGCGGAGCCCCCGGCCACGGGCCTAGGAGGGTGTGGTGCTGCCTCACGGTGAGATTCACGCTGTCCCAGAACTTGGCCAAGTCAGATGTCTCGTTCTGGGCAGGAGACGCCAGCTGCTCCACGCTGCCCTGGAAGGGACCCCGGGGAGATGCCTGGGCCGGGCTCTCTGCGCCGTCACTCAGCTCCAGGGATGGCACTGAGCTCTCATCCGCAAAGATCTCCCCGCAGCCTGTGAGTGAGTCGAAGCTCTTGAGTGAGGCCACGTCCTCACACAGGGCCCTGCAGAGGTCGAAGGAAGAGTCGGGCAGGAGCTCACTATCAGACAGGTCCTGGCACAGGCTGTCCAGTCCCAGCCCCTCGCCCAAGGGGAGGAAGGCTTTGCCCCACTGCCCTCCAGCCTCCGAAGGGCCCCCGGGGGAGGACAGGCTCTTCCCCTTGGTCGCCAGTGAGGCCAAGCTCTCAGTCTTATTTCTGCGAATGTGGAATAGGTTCCGAAAGCACTTCTTGGGGCGTTTCAGGGAAATCCTCTTCCTTGGGATGCTCTTGGCCACAGCTGGCACGAAGGGCATCTGGGGCACGAAGTTGCGATAGTCAATCATGCGCTGGCTGCTGGGAGGCCCTGGGAAGCTGGCACTGCCCACCAGGTGCCCAGCAGCTGCAGCCGCCCTGCCAGCCCCGGGCACGCTGTCGTGAGTCTTGCTCTTCCGTACCAGTTTGAAGGAGGCCCCACAGGAGGCTGTGGCATCCCCCTCGGGGGCTGGCTGGGCCCCTTTGTTGGGGCGTCTGTCGAATCCTTGCTTGCTGGGACTGACCAGGGGGCTCCTCCCGCCGTGGGGCTGCTGCTGCCCTCCCGGTGAGACCGACCAGAGGCCCGCCTCCTCCCTGCCCCGGGCAGTAGCTGCCGTGTCCGGGGGCTTCTCGCGGGAAACGTGCAGGCTCGATTTGATGAAGGTCTTCCCCCTCTTGAGCTCCATGCTGCCTGCAGCTGCTGTGGAGGGAAGCAGGGGGCACTTAGTGTCCACGGTGGGGGCCTGGGCTCCCGAGGCCCTCTGCCCGCCCCCCCCCACAGTGCTGTTGGAACAGAGCTCGGACATCTGAACTCAGGGACTccgtggaggtgggggagggagaggggaacagCCCCACCCATGCTCGCTGCTCCAGCCTTTATAGACAGTGATGCCCAGGGATGTCAAGTCACATGCCTAAAGACACACAGTAGGAGCCAAAATGAGCCCCTGCATCTGCAGTCTCTCAGCTCACCCAAGCATCCTCCCAGAGCTTCTCTGGCCAAATCCAGCAAATCCCATGCCCGGGCCCAGGCACTCTATCCCTGCGGGGAAGGACCACGGCCACCTGCGGTGTCTCAGAGGATTCAATCGTAAGCGGCCTCCTCCTCCGCCTGAGAGATGAAGCTTCAAGGCGGCCCA from Manis pentadactyla isolate mManPen7 chromosome 8, mManPen7.hap1, whole genome shotgun sequence includes:
- the AMER3 gene encoding APC membrane recruitment protein 3, whose protein sequence is MELKRGKTFIKSSLHVSREKPPDTAATARGREEAGLWSVSPGGQQQPHGGRSPLVSPSKQGFDRRPNKGAQPAPEGDATASCGASFKLVRKSKTHDSVPGAGRAAAAAGHLVGSASFPGPPSSQRMIDYRNFVPQMPFVPAVAKSIPRKRISLKRPKKCFRNLFHIRRNKTESLASLATKGKSLSSPGGPSEAGGQWGKAFLPLGEGLGLDSLCQDLSDSELLPDSSFDLCRALCEDVASLKSFDSLTGCGEIFADESSVPSLELSDGAESPAQASPRGPFQGSVEQLASPAQNETSDLAKFWDSVNLTVRQHHTLLGPWPGAPQGTDTEPPRLDAAELAELPLGPCRDPHSGSKASSVDTGTPKSEQPESVSTSDEGYYDSFSPGLEEDKREALSPGTRAAALPRDSYSGDALYELFYDPSEGPVRPSLDDDLCVSESLSGPALGTPLSMCSFRVGAEENLAPAPGPDLLSQGFLQSSWKGKECLLKLCDTELAITMGIINWLRRGPELRARPASAPGEPSTQSRGPVEKQAVGSENRGPGPERLEGRKAQASGTGRTPMGSAPSRQEPWAHVGSKGLFAGDSEVLAGADQGTSSLCTDPSLECVQVSGEEGARSCHEGSFSSMESSASVTTDPSREDKVPDPSAWPSSREPRPPGSLGCFRGPWRPGLEGSSLEAEPALTGCVAQIAALQIHPDHWLPTVQPPRQDAGHGACGQPHARGPDNLQWKQPIGFPSVAAACGLPSLASPQDQRCPAQDLDLSRLRVEPTRLDAQAQVSVDGQPLQLSSRAHRGPLDS